From the Deinococcus radiophilus genome, one window contains:
- the xseB gene encoding exodeoxyribonuclease VII small subunit, giving the protein MPRAAARSSTTPPSYREAYATLSRIVAELEAGDTDLDRVLPLLDEARAAYEVCQGRIAAVAQAVGQADWLAAEDTEAGQSAELDMLDEEE; this is encoded by the coding sequence ATGCCCAGAGCTGCCGCCCGCTCCAGTACCACGCCCCCCAGCTACCGTGAGGCCTACGCCACACTGAGCCGGATCGTGGCTGAGCTGGAAGCGGGAGACACCGATCTGGACCGTGTGCTTCCCCTGTTGGATGAGGCCCGCGCTGCTTACGAGGTGTGCCAGGGCCGGATTGCCGCTGTCGCGCAGGCAGTGGGTCAGGCCGACTGGCTGGCCGCAGAGGACACTGAGGCGGGCCAGTCAGCTGAGCTGGATATGCTGGATGAAGAAGAGTAG
- a CDS encoding SDR family NAD(P)-dependent oxidoreductase — MTQAPLPPTVRPPDLAGHVIAVTGADRGYGRVMAQGLADAGATLVLVGKQGELLAGLASLIERSGTTAIPMQADVSVPLDWIKVQGRILDIFGALEGVVHSADKRAHPALNLLSESEWMDLFQANMKSSVSIAQTMRQRLPQSWLTVIGPHLDEGGLQGHTLRGGLRGLLDSAQEDGFRINLLLPSRSPSGEDELDIGVVNAVTALASPGLMHLRGMCIDVPLPAIQQQGLDLLSPEQRANFLAPTPERRGPA; from the coding sequence GTGACCCAGGCTCCCCTGCCCCCGACCGTCCGTCCTCCTGATCTGGCTGGCCACGTCATTGCGGTGACAGGGGCGGACCGGGGTTATGGGCGGGTGATGGCGCAGGGGCTGGCCGACGCTGGGGCAACCCTGGTGCTGGTCGGCAAGCAAGGCGAATTGCTCGCCGGACTGGCCAGTCTGATCGAGCGCAGCGGAACTACCGCCATCCCCATGCAGGCCGACGTATCGGTGCCGCTGGACTGGATCAAAGTTCAGGGCCGCATCCTGGACATTTTCGGAGCGCTGGAGGGCGTGGTTCACTCGGCAGACAAACGGGCGCACCCAGCCCTCAACCTGCTCAGCGAGAGCGAGTGGATGGACCTCTTTCAGGCCAACATGAAAAGCAGTGTGAGCATCGCCCAGACCATGCGTCAGCGCCTCCCACAGTCCTGGCTGACGGTCATCGGGCCGCATCTGGACGAGGGTGGCTTACAAGGTCATACCCTGCGCGGCGGCCTACGCGGACTGCTGGACAGCGCGCAGGAAGACGGTTTCAGAATCAACCTGCTGCTGCCCAGCCGCTCACCCAGTGGTGAGGACGAGCTGGACATTGGCGTGGTGAACGCGGTCACGGCGCTGGCCTCGCCGGGACTGATGCACCTGCGCGGTATGTGCATTGATGTGCCGCTGCCTGCAATTCAGCAGCAGGGGCTGGATCTGCTCTCGCCGGAACAGCGGGCCAACTTTCTGGCCCCTACACCAGAAAGGCGCGGCCCCGCGTGA
- a CDS encoding coiled-coil domain-containing protein encodes MLSTRALERIIQDAAQERRVHPAQLDAQALEGILKRDIYRRLQMSLPAQMAKKRVLDVLAEVQRVAAEVGTVDYVPADLSRLEEGVRRFTLYFDWPESQRLRGVLNMARQEEAVGNDVAALLEEGEGLIGQMERRLAEGLVAQGQDLAELKASFERVSGVGGREVRRLENLLEQIDDAQKQGMLLPGEVERARKLSLTLRKKLESSVVQTAPGEVTVMDPAAQAKIRALELEHAGRHLGDVLAEYGPLISARPELEAHARDLNDAMVAGTLTEEAIGAWQQELGTQRDALRAEQQAQLEELERALADLSASDEAAKARLSLGLARHTLEEGGLAGDELRDLELTLSALRLSPDGGDTLRQHRELSELERSARDVAGASEELASQIAEAREALGRGETVNVDALYDVLERRMGQAAQEREELDTRADHVVQEYDSVRNLAGETIQRLGRLADTLRAQRGLGQLSAQARERYVTTLEEAEALLDEAHAEHAAAQEVTASFGEDALSDLLGIFDMAEDGSDGTGLLEVIESDQEEGRDLLATDSPTPAPATAPAETDFNPFAFLSGAAAQPAAPGPTEAPVVAETVAPLGTSAEPAPATDTSSLPADAWVVQGGRVQQGASDQLTAQVADLLGCAEGLGVTRLRFEDDQWSWSARQNAGGSWRLARAADAASLELNHGSWLKEG; translated from the coding sequence GTGCTCTCCACGCGCGCCCTGGAGCGCATCATCCAAGACGCCGCGCAGGAGCGCCGCGTTCATCCCGCGCAGCTGGATGCCCAGGCCCTAGAGGGCATCCTCAAACGCGACATCTACCGCCGCCTGCAAATGAGCCTTCCGGCCCAGATGGCCAAAAAGCGCGTGCTGGATGTGCTGGCTGAAGTGCAGCGTGTGGCCGCCGAGGTTGGCACGGTGGACTATGTCCCAGCAGACCTCAGCCGCCTAGAAGAGGGCGTGCGCCGGTTCACGCTGTACTTTGACTGGCCCGAATCTCAGCGCCTGCGCGGCGTACTGAACATGGCCCGCCAGGAAGAAGCGGTAGGCAACGATGTCGCGGCTCTGCTGGAAGAGGGCGAAGGCCTGATCGGGCAGATGGAACGCCGACTGGCCGAAGGGCTGGTGGCACAGGGCCAGGACCTGGCCGAGCTGAAGGCCAGCTTTGAGCGGGTCAGCGGTGTGGGCGGGCGCGAAGTCCGGCGCCTGGAAAACCTGCTGGAACAGATTGACGATGCGCAGAAGCAAGGCATGTTGCTGCCCGGCGAGGTGGAACGCGCCCGCAAGTTAAGCCTGACCCTCCGCAAAAAGCTGGAATCGTCGGTGGTGCAGACCGCCCCCGGCGAGGTAACGGTGATGGACCCGGCAGCGCAGGCCAAGATCCGGGCGCTGGAACTGGAACACGCCGGGCGTCACTTGGGCGATGTGCTGGCCGAATACGGCCCACTGATCTCGGCGCGGCCTGAACTGGAAGCCCATGCCCGCGATCTGAACGACGCGATGGTGGCCGGCACCCTGACCGAAGAAGCCATCGGCGCGTGGCAGCAGGAACTGGGCACCCAGCGTGATGCGCTGCGGGCTGAGCAGCAGGCCCAACTGGAAGAGCTGGAACGTGCCCTGGCCGACCTGTCCGCAAGTGACGAAGCTGCCAAAGCCCGCCTGTCGCTGGGCCTGGCCCGCCACACCCTGGAAGAAGGCGGCCTGGCCGGCGATGAGCTGCGCGACCTGGAACTGACCCTTTCGGCACTGCGTCTGTCGCCCGATGGCGGCGACACCCTGCGCCAGCACCGCGAGCTGTCCGAGCTGGAGCGCAGCGCCCGTGATGTGGCCGGCGCAAGCGAAGAACTGGCCTCCCAGATTGCCGAGGCCCGCGAAGCCCTGGGACGCGGCGAGACAGTCAATGTGGACGCTCTGTACGATGTACTGGAGCGCCGCATGGGTCAGGCTGCTCAGGAACGCGAGGAACTGGACACCCGCGCTGATCATGTCGTTCAGGAGTACGATTCGGTACGCAACCTGGCCGGGGAAACCATTCAGCGCCTGGGCCGCCTGGCCGATACGCTAAGAGCCCAGCGTGGCCTGGGACAGCTCTCGGCACAGGCCCGTGAGCGCTACGTGACCACCCTGGAAGAAGCCGAAGCGCTGCTGGATGAAGCCCACGCCGAGCACGCCGCCGCACAGGAAGTGACCGCCAGCTTCGGAGAAGATGCACTGAGCGACCTGCTGGGCATTTTCGACATGGCTGAAGATGGAAGTGATGGCACTGGCCTGCTGGAAGTGATTGAAAGTGATCAGGAAGAGGGACGCGATCTGCTGGCAACGGACAGCCCTACGCCCGCCCCAGCCACAGCTCCCGCCGAGACTGACTTCAACCCTTTCGCCTTCCTGTCTGGAGCAGCGGCGCAACCTGCGGCCCCTGGTCCCACCGAAGCACCTGTGGTTGCCGAAACAGTCGCTCCACTAGGTACATCTGCTGAACCTGCGCCTGCAACGGACACCAGTTCACTGCCTGCAGACGCCTGGGTGGTGCAGGGCGGGCGGGTACAGCAGGGAGCGAGCGATCAGTTGACGGCACAGGTGGCCGACTTGCTGGGCTGCGCTGAGGGCCTGGGCGTTACCCGGCTGCGCTTCGAGGACGACCAGTGGTCCTGGAGCGCCCGTCAGAATGCGGGTGGCAGCTGGCGTCTGGCCCGCGCCGCCGACGCAGCCAGCCTGGAACTGAATCACGGCAGCTGGCTCAAAGAAGGCTGA
- a CDS encoding transposase: protein MYKQVSGERAHILSQRILDIPETLYQRRSLEASLHLFHSPGQKIKFSQAEGASPSALSRFFNVYDWDSDRCWDETQDIQWRILLDVAHSKRRPRLRLSVDLTTVEKVGTQLPFVSVYNGRHGIHLVVLFAEYGELKFPISYRVYQGKHTGTPVTLAQDLLEEVPDFVGKRFRIRMLADSGFESAAFLEGVQRLGFEFVVGVRSNRRTDHPGRVTVADCPHGGYVNLANWSLETLSLGRVDRGDREFFAVSSELLEGDEIVAEGGRRWTLESFFKEGKHQFGLAQFALRTARGLDRWILMVFLAFTLTILHRSEGMTLKEAARLALYTLFPVVRLNHLLSQLQKEREFLLQHGYSLSYARCKL from the coding sequence GTGTACAAACAGGTTTCAGGGGAGCGCGCCCATATTCTCTCACAGCGGATTCTGGACATTCCAGAGACGCTGTACCAACGGCGAAGCCTGGAGGCTTCGCTGCACCTTTTCCACAGTCCAGGCCAGAAGATCAAATTCAGCCAAGCTGAAGGAGCCAGCCCCAGTGCACTGAGTCGCTTCTTCAACGTCTATGACTGGGATTCAGACCGTTGCTGGGACGAGACGCAGGACATCCAGTGGCGCATTTTGTTGGACGTAGCTCACTCCAAACGCCGACCTCGGTTGCGGCTCAGTGTGGATCTGACCACGGTGGAAAAGGTGGGGACCCAGTTGCCCTTTGTCAGTGTGTACAACGGTAGACATGGCATCCACCTGGTCGTCCTGTTTGCCGAATATGGGGAACTGAAGTTCCCCATTTCCTACCGGGTGTACCAGGGCAAGCACACCGGTACCCCGGTCACGTTGGCCCAGGACCTGCTGGAGGAGGTGCCGGACTTCGTGGGGAAGCGCTTTCGGATCCGCATGTTGGCCGACAGCGGATTTGAATCCGCTGCCTTTCTGGAAGGCGTGCAGCGCCTTGGTTTTGAGTTTGTGGTGGGTGTGAGGAGCAACCGGCGCACGGACCATCCTGGGCGGGTGACGGTGGCGGACTGTCCGCATGGAGGCTATGTCAACTTGGCCAACTGGTCTCTGGAAACGCTGTCTCTGGGGAGAGTAGACCGTGGGGACCGTGAATTCTTCGCGGTGTCGTCTGAACTGTTGGAGGGGGACGAGATCGTTGCTGAGGGTGGGCGGCGCTGGACATTGGAGTCCTTTTTCAAGGAAGGTAAGCACCAGTTTGGGTTGGCGCAGTTCGCGCTGCGAACTGCCAGGGGTCTGGACCGCTGGATTCTGATGGTCTTCCTGGCCTTCACCCTGACCATACTGCATCGCTCAGAAGGGATGACCTTGAAAGAGGCGGCACGCCTGGCCCTCTACACCCTGTTCCCCGTAGTCAGGCTCAACCATCTTCTGAGTCAGCTCCAAAAAGAACGAGAATTTCTTCTCCAGCACGGCTATTCGCTCAGCTATGCAAGGTGCAAGTTATGA
- the glpX gene encoding class II fructose-bisphosphatase, with protein sequence MTNNRTEAEQRRSQQFEHALVLETARVTEGAALAASRWVGMGDKMAVDDAGTTAMRELLGSLNIRGTVVIGEGEMDEAPMLYIGEELGQGEYEVDIAVDPVEGTSVTAKGLPNGIAVIALSEKGGLMHAPDCYMEKLVVPPPAANKVSLDYSIAENLKIIAESLDRDVDDLLVTILDRERHADHIRQIRDAGARVKLIGDGDVIASLAVAVRGSGVHCLMGSGGAPEGVLSAAAMKCLGGHIQGQFIAEDDTMRERFKLMGVEEGRIYKTHELAPGNQIVFSATGITSGDLLYGVRRFGGGARTHTLVMGHATRVVRFIDTVHLEDDGARVHVRI encoded by the coding sequence ATGACCAACAACCGAACCGAAGCCGAGCAGCGCCGCTCGCAGCAATTTGAACACGCCCTGGTGCTGGAAACCGCCCGCGTGACCGAAGGGGCCGCTCTGGCCGCCAGTCGGTGGGTCGGCATGGGCGACAAAATGGCCGTGGACGACGCTGGAACGACGGCCATGCGTGAACTGCTGGGATCACTTAACATTCGCGGCACGGTGGTGATTGGCGAGGGCGAGATGGACGAAGCCCCGATGCTGTATATCGGCGAGGAACTGGGCCAGGGCGAGTACGAGGTGGATATTGCCGTGGACCCGGTGGAGGGCACCAGTGTCACTGCCAAGGGCCTGCCCAACGGCATCGCCGTGATTGCCCTGAGCGAAAAAGGCGGCCTGATGCATGCTCCCGACTGTTACATGGAGAAGCTGGTCGTGCCACCGCCCGCCGCCAACAAGGTCAGCCTGGACTACTCGATCGCCGAGAACCTGAAGATCATCGCCGAGTCGCTGGACCGCGATGTGGACGACTTGCTGGTGACCATCCTGGACCGTGAACGGCACGCCGACCATATCCGCCAGATTCGTGACGCGGGCGCCCGCGTCAAGCTGATTGGTGACGGCGACGTGATTGCCAGTCTTGCCGTTGCGGTGCGTGGCAGTGGTGTGCACTGTCTGATGGGTTCTGGCGGTGCTCCCGAAGGTGTGCTGAGCGCCGCTGCCATGAAGTGCCTGGGCGGGCACATCCAGGGTCAGTTCATCGCTGAGGACGACACCATGCGCGAACGGTTCAAGCTGATGGGGGTCGAAGAGGGCCGCATCTATAAGACCCATGAACTGGCTCCTGGCAACCAGATCGTATTCAGTGCCACCGGCATTACCAGTGGCGACCTGTTGTACGGCGTACGCCGCTTTGGCGGTGGAGCACGTACCCACACCCTGGTCATGGGTCACGCCACCCGCGTGGTGCGTTTTATCGATACCGTCCACCTGGAAGATGATGGGGCCCGCGTCCACGTTCGCATCTGA
- a CDS encoding FecCD family ABC transporter permease: MLQPGQSPETGQRTRRGAARGPLLLTLILLLLGSMVLSVAVGSVSIPASEVLDAVWRGLSGSLQEGDVIIWDIRLPRVLMAVLVGACLSICGAAFQGVFRNPLADPYLLGVASGAAVGATAGLVLDLPRAILPLTAMLTALATVAITLMLGRSGRRFPPTRLILAGVVMGSFLGAVTTFLIMQGEDRAREVLAYTLGDLGFSSWGDIGRVLPYALLGCGTLIGLGRALDLLQLGDLTASSLGLPVEKLRLLVIVAGSLATAAAVAYTGVIGFVGLIVPHTVRLIWDPSHRVLLPVSALAGGLLLVLADLLARTTPLSQVGIVTTLLGGPFFLYLLRRVKA, translated from the coding sequence ATGCTGCAGCCGGGCCAATCTCCTGAAACGGGCCAGCGAACCCGGCGCGGGGCAGCCCGTGGGCCGCTGCTGCTGACCCTGATTCTGTTGCTGCTGGGCAGTATGGTCCTCAGTGTGGCGGTGGGCAGTGTGTCGATTCCGGCCAGCGAGGTACTGGACGCAGTCTGGCGGGGCCTGAGTGGCAGCTTGCAGGAAGGTGACGTGATCATCTGGGATATTCGCCTGCCACGGGTGCTGATGGCTGTGCTGGTAGGGGCGTGTCTGTCAATATGCGGGGCGGCTTTTCAGGGTGTATTTCGCAATCCGCTGGCTGACCCTTACCTGCTGGGCGTCGCCAGCGGAGCGGCGGTGGGGGCGACGGCGGGCCTGGTGCTGGACTTGCCCCGCGCCATCCTGCCGCTGACGGCCATGCTGACCGCGCTGGCGACCGTCGCCATTACCCTGATGTTGGGCCGCTCTGGACGGCGCTTTCCGCCCACCCGCCTCATCCTGGCCGGCGTAGTGATGGGCAGCTTTCTGGGGGCGGTGACCACCTTTCTCATCATGCAGGGTGAGGACCGCGCCCGCGAGGTGCTGGCCTATACGCTGGGCGACCTGGGATTTTCCAGCTGGGGGGACATCGGGCGGGTGCTGCCCTACGCGCTGCTCGGCTGCGGCACCCTGATCGGGCTGGGGCGGGCGCTGGACCTGTTGCAACTCGGCGACCTGACGGCTTCCAGTCTGGGCCTGCCCGTTGAAAAGCTACGGCTGCTGGTGATTGTGGCCGGCAGCCTGGCCACCGCCGCCGCCGTCGCCTACACCGGGGTAATCGGCTTCGTGGGATTGATCGTGCCGCACACGGTTCGCCTGATCTGGGATCCCAGCCACCGGGTACTGCTGCCCGTCTCCGCGCTGGCGGGGGGCCTCTTGCTGGTGCTGGCCGACCTGCTGGCCCGCACCACCCCACTTTCACAGGTGGGCATCGTCACCACGCTGCTGGGTGGGCCTTTTTTCCTGTACCTGCTGCGGCGAGTAAAGGCCTAG
- a CDS encoding ABC transporter ATP-binding protein gives MTETETFSAHGLQVRAGDFPAVRGVSVSFPAGRLSAVIGPNGAGKSTLLRGMLGLTPVQSGRVELLGRPLAEWSRAERARQLAYLAQTEGLPVDTRVRDVVALGRGAGEWRWGLIPRTGWTPEDEAAVTEALTRTDTLAFAERPVSELSGGEAQRVALARALAARPHFLVLDEPTNHLDLAYALDVMRYLRAEVRRGVGVIAVLHDLNLAARADHLVLLHAGQVLAAGTPAQVLTPEQLHAAYGVRVDVVQAAQRLVIVPHDRDDGDT, from the coding sequence ATGACAGAAACAGAGACATTCAGCGCCCACGGTCTGCAGGTGCGGGCGGGCGATTTCCCAGCGGTGCGCGGCGTCTCGGTGTCGTTTCCGGCCGGGCGGCTGAGCGCCGTGATCGGTCCCAACGGTGCGGGAAAATCCACGCTGTTGCGCGGCATGCTGGGGCTGACTCCGGTGCAGTCAGGCCGTGTGGAACTGCTGGGGCGCCCACTGGCCGAGTGGTCACGCGCTGAGCGGGCGCGGCAGCTGGCCTATCTGGCCCAGACCGAGGGCCTGCCCGTCGACACCCGCGTGCGCGACGTGGTGGCGCTGGGGCGCGGCGCAGGCGAGTGGCGCTGGGGCCTGATTCCCCGCACAGGTTGGACGCCCGAGGACGAGGCTGCCGTGACCGAAGCGTTGACCCGCACCGATACCCTGGCCTTTGCTGAACGCCCCGTCTCGGAGCTGTCGGGCGGCGAGGCGCAGCGGGTGGCGCTGGCGCGGGCGTTGGCAGCGCGGCCCCACTTTCTGGTGCTGGACGAACCGACCAATCACCTCGACCTCGCCTACGCGCTGGATGTGATGCGCTACCTGCGGGCCGAAGTGCGGCGCGGTGTGGGCGTGATCGCCGTGCTCCACGATCTGAACCTGGCGGCCCGCGCCGACCATCTGGTGTTGCTGCACGCTGGGCAGGTGCTGGCCGCCGGGACACCCGCACAGGTGCTGACCCCGGAGCAGCTCCACGCGGCCTACGGAGTGCGGGTGGATGTGGTGCAGGCCGCACAGCGCCTGGTGATTGTGCCGCACGATAGAGACGATGGCGACACCTAA
- a CDS encoding SDR family oxidoreductase, translating to MSDQQPDIQNQFEMRDPLRQYPQPPFPRQPQEAPGLASAMQPRPDHGESSYQGLGRLQGRRALITGGDSGIGRAVAIAYAREGADVAINYLPEEESDAQEVVRLIEEAGRKAVALPGDLRTREFCDSLIEQAAQQLGGLDILVINAGKQVSQDDIADITDEQFDDTMKVNIYAMFWLSRAAAPHLQPGASVIITSSIQASKPSKNLLDYASTKAANVAFAQALSGQLAEKGIRVNAVAPGPIWTPLQPSGGQPQEKVQQFGESVPLARPGQPAELASAYVYLASQESSYVTGAVLPITGGTLF from the coding sequence ATGAGCGACCAACAACCGGACATCCAGAACCAGTTTGAGATGCGCGATCCGCTGAGGCAGTATCCGCAGCCGCCGTTTCCCCGTCAGCCGCAGGAGGCGCCGGGGCTGGCCTCGGCCATGCAGCCGCGGCCGGATCATGGAGAGAGCAGCTATCAGGGCCTGGGCCGTTTGCAGGGCCGCCGGGCGCTGATCACCGGCGGCGACTCGGGGATCGGGCGGGCAGTGGCAATCGCCTACGCCCGCGAAGGGGCCGATGTAGCGATCAACTACCTTCCCGAGGAAGAGTCCGACGCCCAGGAAGTGGTGCGCTTGATTGAGGAGGCGGGCCGCAAAGCAGTGGCGTTGCCCGGTGACCTGCGCACCCGCGAGTTCTGTGACAGCCTTATTGAGCAGGCGGCGCAGCAGCTGGGCGGCCTGGACATTCTGGTGATCAATGCCGGCAAGCAGGTCAGCCAGGACGACATCGCCGATATTACCGACGAGCAGTTCGACGACACCATGAAAGTCAATATCTACGCCATGTTCTGGCTGAGCCGCGCCGCTGCACCCCACCTTCAGCCGGGGGCCAGCGTCATTATTACCTCCAGCATCCAGGCGTCCAAGCCATCCAAGAACCTGCTGGACTACGCCTCCACCAAAGCGGCCAACGTGGCCTTCGCCCAGGCCCTGTCGGGGCAGCTGGCGGAGAAGGGCATTCGGGTAAATGCCGTGGCCCCCGGCCCGATTTGGACACCGCTGCAACCCAGTGGCGGCCAGCCGCAGGAAAAGGTGCAGCAGTTCGGTGAGTCGGTTCCGCTGGCCCGCCCCGGCCAGCCCGCCGAGCTGGCGAGTGCCTATGTGTATCTGGCCTCACAGGAAAGCAGTTATGTGACGGGCGCGGTGCTGCCGATCACGGGCGGCACGCTGTTCTAG
- a CDS encoding (2Fe-2S) ferredoxin domain-containing protein, translated as MATPKYFPTAGHLLVCQGPNCQARGSAPLYQALWRALDQGHLAYYKSGGNVRLTESGCLGACSYGPALCVYREHGGKLEQGWYAGVDFPLALALAQAVHQGAELPEDRRYGPDGG; from the coding sequence ATGGCGACACCTAAATACTTTCCGACCGCCGGACATCTGCTGGTGTGCCAGGGACCCAACTGTCAGGCCCGCGGCTCTGCGCCACTGTATCAGGCCCTCTGGCGGGCACTGGATCAGGGCCACCTGGCCTATTACAAGTCGGGCGGCAACGTTCGCCTCACCGAGAGCGGCTGCCTGGGCGCTTGTTCTTATGGTCCGGCGCTGTGCGTGTACCGCGAGCATGGCGGCAAATTAGAGCAGGGCTGGTACGCCGGCGTGGATTTCCCGCTGGCGCTCGCGCTGGCCCAGGCGGTCCATCAGGGCGCAGAGTTGCCCGAAGACCGTCGGTACGGACCGGACGGCGGCTAA
- a CDS encoding lysophospholipid acyltransferase family protein has product MTDASQAGARIPVPTVDPLVYEAVMQLTYLPVLLSGGHLEVHGREYVPPAGTPLIVACNHRSGLDPFVLARGLPPQSGRRIQFMAKQELFFPILGDIIRRGGSFPVDRDAKDVGSVRMALRVLQAGGTLGIFPEGSRAGGQLHGGVALMALKGRAPVMPAGLTRHGKRWVLRLGELLPYTLGARALMTQLEVEIERLSQPEFGQLWD; this is encoded by the coding sequence ATGACAGACGCCTCACAGGCGGGGGCCAGGATCCCGGTGCCGACGGTTGATCCCCTGGTGTATGAAGCCGTAATGCAATTGACCTACCTGCCAGTGTTGCTGAGTGGCGGCCATCTGGAAGTCCATGGCCGCGAATACGTTCCCCCAGCGGGCACCCCACTGATCGTGGCCTGTAACCACCGCTCTGGCCTGGACCCCTTCGTGCTGGCGCGGGGGTTGCCTCCACAGTCGGGACGCCGCATTCAGTTCATGGCCAAGCAGGAACTATTCTTTCCGATTCTGGGGGACATCATCCGGCGCGGTGGGTCGTTTCCGGTGGACCGTGACGCCAAAGATGTCGGATCGGTCCGCATGGCCCTGCGTGTGTTGCAGGCAGGCGGCACCCTGGGCATCTTTCCCGAAGGTAGCCGGGCTGGCGGGCAGTTGCACGGCGGTGTGGCCCTGATGGCGCTGAAGGGCCGTGCTCCGGTGATGCCAGCGGGTCTTACCCGTCACGGAAAGCGCTGGGTGCTGCGCCTGGGCGAGCTGCTGCCGTATACCCTGGGAGCACGGGCGCTGATGACCCAGCTGGAAGTGGAAATTGAGCGACTCTCGCAGCCGGAATTCGGCCAGTTATGGGACTAG
- a CDS encoding 1-acyl-sn-glycerol-3-phosphate acyltransferase, translating to MASRTPTWMNRPHTLTSRLASAALQLAGWQAVLAPPPSPRVVAVAAPHTANADFWPGIFWRWATRSPARWVGKHTLFRPPLGGLLRWWGGLPVDRRRAGGNFVDAVVQIIRESDEIMLTIAPEGTRARAEHWKSGFYYMALEAEVPIAVTVIDWGHKRFGIVGYVQPTGDIEADFAAIRELLRGVQGHTPQNMTPVIPKPAQP from the coding sequence ATGGCTTCCCGCACGCCCACCTGGATGAACCGTCCCCATACCCTGACTTCTCGCCTGGCGTCAGCGGCGCTGCAGCTGGCGGGCTGGCAGGCTGTGCTGGCCCCGCCGCCCTCGCCCCGTGTGGTGGCGGTGGCCGCTCCTCATACTGCCAATGCCGACTTCTGGCCGGGTATCTTCTGGCGCTGGGCCACCCGCAGCCCGGCCCGTTGGGTGGGCAAGCACACCCTCTTTCGCCCCCCGCTGGGCGGTCTGCTGCGCTGGTGGGGCGGGCTGCCGGTAGACCGCCGCCGCGCTGGGGGGAACTTTGTGGACGCCGTGGTGCAAATCATCCGTGAGTCGGACGAAATCATGCTGACCATCGCCCCCGAAGGCACCCGTGCCCGCGCCGAGCACTGGAAGAGTGGCTTTTATTACATGGCTCTAGAAGCGGAGGTGCCCATTGCTGTGACGGTGATTGACTGGGGCCACAAGCGCTTTGGAATCGTGGGCTATGTGCAGCCGACGGGCGACATCGAAGCAGACTTTGCGGCGATTCGTGAGCTGCTGCGCGGCGTGCAGGGCCACACCCCGCAGAACATGACTCCGGTGATTCCTAAACCAGCCCAGCCCTAA
- the nrdR gene encoding transcriptional regulator NrdR has product MNCPYCSAADTRVVNSRPSDEGASIRRRRECQSCSRRFTTYERTQLEPLMVLKRGGVRQAFNPDKLLRGLELAAEKRPVDAAELRSFAYSFEDEVSRPEISSEDIGRRAMAFLRPLDDVAYIRFASVYQDFDSVERFLEEIQGLREEGQVEGAAPQHRGDHDPKQP; this is encoded by the coding sequence GTGAACTGTCCCTACTGCTCGGCGGCAGATACCCGTGTGGTCAACTCACGGCCCAGCGACGAGGGCGCCAGTATTCGCCGCCGCCGTGAGTGCCAGAGCTGTTCACGCCGCTTCACCACCTACGAACGCACCCAGTTGGAACCGCTGATGGTGCTCAAGCGCGGTGGCGTTCGGCAGGCCTTCAACCCCGACAAACTGCTACGTGGACTGGAACTGGCCGCCGAGAAGCGCCCGGTTGACGCCGCTGAATTGCGCTCCTTCGCGTACTCGTTCGAGGACGAGGTCAGCCGTCCTGAAATCAGCTCCGAGGACATCGGGCGGCGGGCCATGGCCTTCTTGCGCCCACTGGACGATGTAGCCTACATCCGCTTTGCCAGCGTGTACCAGGACTTTGACTCGGTGGAACGCTTCTTGGAAGAGATTCAGGGCCTGCGTGAAGAAGGACAGGTTGAAGGGGCCGCACCGCAACACCGAGGCGACCACGACCCTAAGCAACCTTAG